In Cystobacter fuscus DSM 2262, a single window of DNA contains:
- a CDS encoding BMP family lipoprotein translates to MRPSLSTLLLASSLLLACKSAKEEPTPVAPAAPSAPAAATTPETVKPAPQTTRVGLVLSLGGRGDQSFNDSALRGLEEWAAGVKYEGGSYKDLTPEQRQASLQGSLGEDLARRDSPVEPLGISPIVIQSRVAEDYEPNLQLLADQGVPLSLAVGFQLENAVETAAKRDPEMHFLLVDSPLLSAQGEPYTLPNVRTVVFREEEGCYLVGALAGLATKTNKVGFVGGMEIPLVKRFEAGFRAGVAATNPKATVVVNYTGGFTNFALGKQVGQDLLTKGSDVIFAAAGVDGLGAIQAVKEARDGGKVVYVMGVDSDPSHLAPKAVLSAVIKRVDLVVYEAVRDQVRGQFRGGTQTLGLKEGGIAYAPVRLDFPGKDEALRTLESLKAKIIAGEIQVPTHPSQLTGSKPKP, encoded by the coding sequence ATGCGCCCGAGCCTCTCGACCCTGCTCCTCGCGTCGTCCCTGCTCCTGGCCTGCAAGAGCGCCAAGGAGGAACCCACCCCGGTGGCCCCCGCCGCCCCGTCCGCCCCAGCGGCCGCGACCACCCCGGAGACCGTGAAGCCCGCGCCGCAGACGACGCGGGTGGGCCTCGTGCTCAGCCTCGGAGGACGGGGGGACCAGTCCTTCAACGACTCGGCCCTGCGGGGGCTGGAGGAGTGGGCCGCGGGCGTGAAGTACGAGGGGGGCAGCTACAAGGATCTCACCCCCGAGCAGCGGCAGGCCTCGCTCCAGGGCTCGCTGGGTGAGGATCTGGCCCGGCGCGACTCGCCGGTGGAGCCGCTCGGCATCAGTCCGATCGTCATCCAGAGCCGCGTGGCGGAGGACTACGAGCCCAACCTGCAACTGCTCGCGGACCAGGGCGTGCCGCTGTCGCTCGCGGTGGGCTTCCAGTTGGAGAACGCGGTGGAGACGGCCGCGAAGCGCGACCCGGAGATGCACTTCCTGCTCGTGGACAGTCCGCTCTTGTCGGCCCAGGGCGAGCCGTACACCCTGCCCAACGTGCGCACCGTCGTCTTCCGCGAGGAGGAGGGCTGCTACCTGGTGGGGGCGCTGGCGGGACTCGCGACGAAGACGAACAAGGTGGGCTTCGTGGGCGGCATGGAGATACCGCTGGTCAAGCGCTTCGAGGCGGGCTTCCGCGCCGGCGTGGCGGCCACCAACCCCAAGGCCACGGTGGTGGTCAACTACACCGGCGGCTTCACCAACTTCGCCCTGGGCAAGCAGGTGGGGCAGGATCTGCTGACCAAGGGCTCGGACGTCATCTTCGCGGCGGCGGGGGTGGATGGACTGGGCGCCATCCAGGCGGTGAAGGAAGCGCGCGACGGGGGGAAGGTCGTCTACGTGATGGGCGTGGACTCGGATCCCTCCCATCTGGCGCCCAAGGCCGTGCTGTCCGCGGTCATCAAGCGCGTGGACCTGGTGGTGTACGAGGCCGTGCGCGATCAGGTGCGCGGCCAGTTCCGGGGCGGCACCCAGACCCTGGGCCTCAAGGAGGGCGGCATCGCCTATGCCCCGGTGCGGCTGGACTTCCCCGGCAAGGACGAGGCCCTGCGCACGCTGGAGTCGCTCAAGGCGAAGATCATCGCCGGGGAGATCCAGGTGCCCACCCACCCGTCGCAGCTCACGGGCTCCAAGCCGAAGCCCTGA
- a CDS encoding isopenicillin N synthase family dioxygenase, which yields MAELPMNIPTVDLADLSSEDPSRIERGALALREAFGVFGLVYVKNHGVDAQALERLYDAFGAFIARPTEAKRPYGRADIWYQRGWTPPNTEVAVAGNGQPDFKECYFAAPYPPDENSVLEFPNLYPDNIWPEDAPPYFQEGLLSLGRSLHEAGLSLLKGAAVALGLPQTTFTGFCERGPHVTRALQYLPLKPSQVNTGILWGEEHTDFNLLTLLPGGRFLDPQARPAPRPDDQSGLYLRTRATPEQPKGRLVRGVAPAGCIVAQVGQQLEILTGGTFLATPHVITAPGVPGWQRQSAAHFMHVHTSTVLFPLEKFRTPEAVRNYAPPVLAGTYDIKTLVDIGLASPDALDQLGYRHYDRLHRMRADGSST from the coding sequence ATGGCCGAACTCCCGATGAACATTCCCACTGTCGACCTCGCTGATCTCTCGTCGGAGGACCCATCCCGTATCGAGCGCGGCGCGCTGGCGCTCCGGGAGGCCTTCGGTGTCTTCGGACTCGTCTACGTGAAGAACCATGGCGTCGATGCCCAGGCGCTCGAGCGGCTCTATGACGCGTTCGGCGCGTTCATCGCCCGGCCCACCGAGGCCAAGCGTCCCTACGGCCGCGCCGACATCTGGTACCAGCGAGGCTGGACGCCGCCGAACACCGAGGTCGCCGTGGCCGGCAATGGTCAGCCCGACTTCAAGGAGTGCTACTTCGCCGCGCCCTACCCGCCCGACGAGAACTCCGTGCTCGAGTTCCCCAACCTCTACCCCGACAACATCTGGCCCGAGGACGCGCCGCCGTACTTCCAGGAAGGACTGCTCTCGCTCGGCCGCTCGCTGCATGAGGCGGGGCTGTCGCTGCTGAAGGGAGCCGCCGTGGCGCTCGGCCTGCCCCAGACGACGTTCACCGGGTTCTGCGAGCGGGGCCCCCACGTCACCCGGGCGCTGCAATACCTGCCGCTCAAGCCCTCGCAGGTGAACACCGGCATCCTCTGGGGCGAGGAGCACACGGACTTCAACCTGCTCACGCTGCTGCCCGGTGGCCGGTTCCTGGATCCCCAGGCCCGCCCCGCGCCCCGGCCGGATGATCAGAGCGGGCTGTACCTGCGCACCCGCGCCACCCCCGAGCAGCCCAAGGGCCGGCTGGTGCGGGGCGTCGCGCCGGCCGGGTGCATCGTCGCCCAGGTGGGCCAGCAGCTGGAGATCCTCACCGGCGGCACGTTCCTGGCGACGCCGCACGTCATCACCGCGCCCGGCGTTCCCGGCTGGCAGCGGCAGTCCGCCGCGCACTTCATGCACGTGCACACGAGCACGGTGCTCTTCCCCCTGGAGAAGTTCCGCACCCCCGAGGCCGTGCGGAACTACGCGCCGCCGGTGCTCGCGGGCACGTACGACATCAAGACCCTGGTGGACATCGGCCTGGCATCCCCGGACGCGCTCGACCAGCTCGGCTACCGGCACTATGACCGGCTCCACCGCATGCGCGCGGACGGCTCCAGCACCTGA
- a CDS encoding complex I subunit 4 family protein, with product MRSSLPLLSLLVVLPALGAAVLHRLRQPERQRQAALGVAALTLLLTLGAVVLFEGGVPGVQLHESWFRVPGLGVELRLGVDGMSVLALVVTALLTLGLVAAGPRQSLDRSTLGALLLTESMTLGFFCAEDLALMTVFFIATLVPTGALLAREARARPEARTLRTFGVYMLVSTLPLVVATALVGLGGWRSGAQAPFALTELIARGLPATWHLPVFTLLMLTVCVRMAVVPFHSWLPVLMARGPFGVGLLLVNAHAGLYLLVRVVMPLLPGEWNRGGVMLGTLGLCAALYGSLLALAQTDLRRVVGFLLASQSGLMLAGVAIGNTQSISGALVQSVAAGIALTGLDLVVRAIESRTGTTDMTRLGGLVRRAPRLAAFFFLMGFGSLGFPGTLSFVGEDLLLHGILDTHPLVALPLLLTTAINGVTFLRAFQRTFLGPHAHGQAALLETVEDLLPRERGMVFALFALVVLGGLVPGPLLHLRAAQVESLAGPESSSRHPGESAARGEVPSKALCLARP from the coding sequence ATGCGCTCGTCCCTTCCCCTTCTCTCCCTCCTGGTGGTGTTGCCCGCACTGGGCGCCGCGGTGCTGCACCGGCTCCGTCAGCCCGAGCGTCAGCGGCAGGCGGCGCTCGGCGTGGCGGCGCTCACCCTGCTGCTGACGCTGGGCGCGGTGGTCCTCTTCGAGGGCGGCGTCCCCGGCGTGCAGTTGCATGAGTCGTGGTTCCGCGTGCCGGGGCTCGGCGTGGAGCTGCGGCTGGGCGTGGACGGCATGAGCGTGCTGGCGCTGGTGGTCACCGCGCTGCTCACCCTGGGGCTGGTGGCGGCCGGTCCGCGCCAGTCGCTCGATCGGAGCACGCTCGGCGCGCTGCTGCTCACCGAGAGCATGACCCTGGGCTTCTTCTGCGCCGAGGACCTGGCGCTGATGACCGTCTTCTTCATCGCCACCCTGGTGCCGACCGGCGCGCTGCTGGCGCGCGAGGCGCGGGCACGGCCCGAGGCCCGGACGCTGCGCACCTTCGGCGTCTACATGCTCGTGAGCACGCTGCCGCTGGTGGTGGCCACGGCCCTGGTGGGCCTGGGGGGCTGGCGCTCCGGCGCCCAGGCGCCCTTCGCCCTGACGGAGCTGATCGCCCGGGGGCTGCCGGCGACGTGGCACCTGCCCGTGTTCACGTTGTTGATGCTGACGGTGTGCGTGCGCATGGCGGTGGTGCCCTTCCACTCCTGGCTGCCCGTGCTCATGGCGCGCGGCCCGTTCGGGGTGGGCCTGCTGCTGGTGAACGCGCACGCGGGGCTGTACCTGCTGGTGCGCGTGGTGATGCCGCTGCTGCCCGGGGAGTGGAACCGGGGTGGGGTGATGCTCGGAACGCTGGGCCTGTGCGCCGCCCTGTATGGCTCGCTGCTGGCGCTGGCGCAGACGGACCTGCGCCGCGTGGTGGGCTTCCTCCTGGCGAGCCAGTCGGGCCTGATGCTGGCGGGGGTGGCCATCGGCAACACGCAGAGCATCTCCGGCGCGCTCGTCCAGAGCGTGGCCGCGGGCATCGCGCTCACGGGGTTGGATCTCGTCGTGCGCGCCATCGAGTCCCGCACGGGCACCACGGACATGACGCGGCTGGGAGGACTCGTGCGCCGCGCCCCGCGTCTGGCGGCCTTCTTCTTCCTCATGGGCTTTGGCAGCCTCGGCTTCCCGGGCACGCTGAGCTTCGTGGGCGAGGATCTGCTGCTGCACGGCATCCTGGACACCCACCCGCTGGTGGCGCTACCCCTGCTGCTGACCACCGCCATCAACGGCGTCACCTTCCTGCGCGCCTTCCAGCGCACATTCCTCGGCCCGCACGCCCATGGCCAGGCGGCCCTGCTGGAGACGGTGGAGGACTTGCTGCCCCGGGAGCGGGGGATGGTGTTCGCCCTGTTCGCCCTGGTGGTGCTCGGCGGACTGGTGCCGGGACCGCTGCTGCACCTGCGCGCCGCCCAGGTGGAGTCCCTGGCGGGCCCCGAGTCCTCCTCCCGTCACCCCGGGGAGTCCGCGGCTCGGGGTGAGGTGCCCTCCAAGGCGCTTTGCCTCGCACGTCCTTGA
- a CDS encoding NADH-quinone oxidoreductase subunit 5 family protein has translation MSVGNLELGWVAATAPLWPLLAFVTLGGVMLLHRAPGERAVVRGVLGALWLSLGASVVAATGLVWRHQDAWVVELGRWFSSGAYTFPVTLFIDRLSATMMVLSSAITLLIGRFSVNYLHREPGFARFFLLLALFASGMQVLVASGTIDLLFVGWELVGLTSALLIGFFHERTTPVRSGLRAFTLYRLCDMGLLMGAVLLHHFAGTAEWAEALGARAWPAPAVAMAMGPATALGLCLMLAAMGKSAQLPFSSWLPRAMEGPTPSSALFYGALSVHAGVYLLLRVAPLLQRSPVASGALVVVGLLTAVHATLVWRVQTDVKSSLAYGVLTQVGLMFAEVGLGLYRLALVHLVAHACLRCLQLLRAPSVLRDELARRAALREARRPTVAVAHHVLPEGWRRRFYRLALERFSLEVMHERWAMGPLLRAGQWMDRMERSWTGALSGWKSAPAEKAPAEPKQAPSSQSQSTGVV, from the coding sequence ATGTCCGTCGGTAACCTCGAACTGGGGTGGGTCGCCGCCACCGCCCCGCTCTGGCCCCTGCTGGCCTTCGTGACGCTGGGCGGCGTGATGCTGTTGCACCGCGCGCCGGGCGAGCGCGCTGTGGTGCGCGGGGTGCTCGGCGCCTTGTGGCTGTCGCTGGGCGCCTCGGTGGTAGCGGCGACGGGCCTCGTGTGGCGCCACCAGGACGCGTGGGTGGTGGAGCTGGGCCGGTGGTTCTCCAGCGGCGCGTACACCTTCCCGGTGACGCTGTTCATCGACCGGCTGTCCGCGACGATGATGGTGCTCTCGAGCGCCATCACCCTGCTCATCGGCCGCTTCTCGGTGAACTACCTGCACCGCGAGCCGGGCTTCGCGCGCTTCTTCCTGCTGCTGGCCCTGTTCGCCTCGGGCATGCAGGTGCTGGTGGCCAGCGGCACCATCGATCTGCTCTTCGTGGGCTGGGAGCTGGTGGGCCTCACGTCGGCGCTGCTCATCGGCTTCTTCCACGAGCGCACGACGCCGGTGCGCTCGGGCTTGAGGGCCTTCACGCTCTACCGACTGTGCGACATGGGCCTGTTGATGGGCGCGGTGCTGCTGCACCACTTCGCGGGCACGGCCGAGTGGGCCGAGGCGCTCGGCGCCCGGGCCTGGCCGGCACCGGCGGTGGCCATGGCGATGGGGCCGGCGACGGCGCTGGGGTTGTGCCTGATGCTGGCGGCCATGGGCAAGTCGGCCCAGCTGCCCTTCAGCAGCTGGCTGCCGCGCGCCATGGAGGGCCCGACGCCCTCGAGCGCCCTCTTCTATGGCGCCCTGTCGGTGCACGCGGGCGTCTACCTGCTCCTGCGCGTGGCGCCGCTGCTGCAGCGCTCTCCCGTGGCGAGCGGGGCCCTCGTGGTGGTGGGCCTGCTGACGGCCGTGCACGCCACGCTGGTGTGGCGAGTGCAGACGGACGTGAAGAGCTCGCTGGCCTATGGCGTCCTCACGCAGGTGGGGTTGATGTTCGCCGAGGTGGGGCTGGGCCTGTACCGGCTGGCGCTGGTGCATCTGGTGGCGCACGCCTGCCTGCGCTGTCTGCAGTTGCTGCGCGCCCCGTCCGTGCTGCGCGATGAGCTGGCGCGCCGCGCGGCCCTGCGCGAGGCGCGGCGTCCCACGGTGGCGGTGGCCCACCACGTCCTCCCCGAGGGATGGCGGCGGCGCTTCTACCGGCTGGCGCTGGAGCGCTTCTCGCTGGAGGTGATGCACGAGCGCTGGGCGATGGGTCCGCTGCTGCGCGCGGGCCAGTGGATGGACCGGATGGAACGGAGCTGGACGGGCGCGCTGAGCGGCTGGAAGTCCGCCCCCGCCGAGAAGGCACCCGCGGAGCCGAAGCAGGCGCCGAGCAGTCAGAGTCAGTCGACAGGAGTCGTGTGA
- a CDS encoding YbcC family protein has product MSHSPSTDRGQHLSEVLEHAGHLLPAQGPIGVFVHHNTLHAFQHLPFHEALAAASATFETETYLPESRYRELYRRGRITDVDLKAVLAEREQAERREEMVPASLSRLDLELLALLHPPAVETAASLRWRMSELSATSSLRPDVSAAARERLLRRSTEGLRGWLDRVGRDWTMTDLAMALLEPTLNTAVRTTAAEPRRALAPETALRRLGIPSARAEAYVAQVRARLLGATTTLSVEGWLGAEVALVQEALATAFGGDGSLASLKEHLESHPERFAVRALWAACRTPLLTVPDSREKAEPGGVRSHRELLRLATGEDINELVNPHLIRICSAYLDEGQSHWSLPERESGLYAAWRALKLTGLGVLPEWLEDLEVDLRRAAAQGLSARDVVLAALDELGVPEAQWEPYITRVLLALPGWAGMFHRLEHTPADRPAGSPPAHLIDFLAVRLTLERHALRTVARRRLDYQGPLSGLMARSRDAATHRPAALERPLEEGSWRLFQLMQVAGLSALEVADFPLVRRQALLAWLESFDAQARRRVWHEAYEHHYRMDILQALAQNRLRPEPERTVEDPRFQLVFCMDDREESFRRHFEEQSPRHDTFGIAGFFGVAMDYRGLDDAGLAALCPIVVTPAHVVEERAHPDHHHLAESRSRLRALWARVDHWLHGGSHALEFSWLLTPLLGLVSALLLPLHVFAPRRVSLMRRALAQRLLPAPRTQLTSLRDEAAEQLAHLKPLGFTVAEKAARVANSLENLGLVDDFAPLVVVLGHGAISVNNPHQSAYDCGACGGRHGGPNARLFSEMANRPEVRALLRERGIHIPDTTWFIGGLHNTTTDEIVLYDTEAVPESLRGELAALKESLDSARTLSAHERCRRFESAPLSLSPEAALRHVEERAADLSQARPELGHVTNATCVVGRRALTRGLFLDRRAFLISYDPTRDASGAIAERILAAAGPVGAGINLEYYFSCIDNDRYGSGTKLPHNLTSLLGVMDGVESDLRTGLPRQMIEIHEPVRLLLVVEASVEVLAGIYERQPILRELIGNEWVQLVSVDPVTGAQMRFTPRGFQPVTPPPAPLPVVASSPEWYRGQRDFLPPALIDASQKKESDHVRR; this is encoded by the coding sequence ATGAGCCACTCTCCCTCGACCGACCGCGGACAGCACCTGAGTGAGGTGCTGGAGCACGCGGGCCACCTGTTGCCGGCGCAGGGTCCCATCGGCGTGTTCGTGCACCACAACACGCTGCACGCCTTCCAGCACCTGCCCTTCCACGAAGCGCTGGCCGCCGCGAGCGCCACGTTCGAGACGGAGACCTACCTCCCCGAGTCGCGCTACCGCGAGCTGTACCGGCGCGGGCGCATCACCGACGTGGATCTCAAGGCGGTGCTCGCCGAGCGCGAGCAGGCAGAGCGGCGGGAAGAGATGGTGCCGGCCTCACTGTCGCGCCTGGACCTGGAGCTGCTCGCCCTGCTCCACCCGCCCGCGGTGGAGACGGCCGCCTCGCTGCGCTGGCGGATGAGCGAGCTGTCCGCGACGTCCTCGCTCCGGCCGGACGTGTCGGCGGCCGCGCGCGAGCGGCTCCTGCGGCGCTCCACCGAGGGCCTCCGCGGGTGGCTGGACCGGGTGGGCCGGGACTGGACGATGACCGATCTGGCCATGGCCCTGCTCGAACCCACGCTGAACACCGCCGTGCGCACCACCGCCGCCGAGCCGCGGCGGGCCCTGGCCCCGGAGACCGCCCTGCGCCGCCTGGGCATCCCCTCCGCCCGGGCCGAGGCCTATGTCGCCCAGGTGCGCGCCCGGCTGCTCGGCGCGACGACGACCCTGTCCGTGGAGGGGTGGTTGGGCGCCGAGGTGGCGCTCGTCCAGGAAGCCCTGGCCACGGCGTTCGGGGGTGATGGCTCCCTGGCCTCCCTCAAGGAGCACCTGGAGAGCCACCCCGAGCGCTTCGCGGTGAGGGCGCTCTGGGCCGCCTGCCGCACGCCCCTGCTCACCGTGCCGGACTCGCGCGAGAAGGCCGAGCCCGGAGGGGTGCGCAGCCACCGCGAGCTGCTGCGGCTGGCCACCGGCGAGGACATCAACGAGCTGGTCAACCCCCACCTCATCCGCATCTGCTCGGCCTACCTCGACGAGGGCCAGTCGCACTGGAGCCTGCCGGAGCGCGAGTCGGGGCTGTACGCCGCCTGGCGCGCGTTGAAGCTCACCGGCCTGGGCGTGCTGCCCGAGTGGCTGGAGGACCTCGAGGTGGACTTGAGGCGGGCCGCCGCCCAGGGCCTGTCCGCGCGGGACGTGGTGCTCGCCGCGCTCGACGAACTGGGCGTGCCCGAGGCGCAGTGGGAGCCCTACATCACCCGCGTGCTGCTCGCGCTGCCGGGCTGGGCCGGGATGTTCCACCGGCTGGAGCACACCCCGGCGGACCGTCCCGCGGGCTCGCCTCCGGCCCACCTCATCGACTTCCTCGCCGTGCGCCTCACCCTGGAGCGTCACGCGCTGCGCACCGTGGCCCGGCGCCGGCTGGACTATCAGGGACCCCTCTCCGGGCTCATGGCCCGCTCGCGCGACGCCGCCACGCACCGGCCCGCGGCCCTGGAGCGCCCGCTCGAGGAGGGCAGCTGGCGGCTCTTCCAGCTCATGCAGGTGGCGGGGCTGTCGGCCCTGGAGGTGGCGGACTTCCCGCTCGTCCGGCGCCAGGCCCTGCTCGCGTGGCTGGAGTCCTTCGACGCGCAGGCGCGCCGCCGCGTGTGGCACGAGGCCTACGAGCACCACTACCGCATGGACATCCTCCAGGCGCTCGCGCAGAACCGGCTCCGCCCCGAGCCGGAGCGCACGGTGGAGGATCCGCGCTTCCAGCTCGTCTTCTGCATGGATGACCGCGAGGAGTCCTTCCGCCGGCACTTCGAGGAGCAGAGCCCGCGGCACGACACGTTCGGCATCGCCGGCTTCTTCGGCGTGGCCATGGACTACCGCGGCCTGGACGACGCGGGGCTCGCCGCCCTGTGCCCCATCGTGGTCACCCCGGCGCACGTCGTGGAGGAGCGGGCCCACCCGGATCACCACCACCTGGCCGAGTCCCGCTCGCGGCTGCGTGCCCTCTGGGCCCGCGTCGATCACTGGCTGCACGGCGGCTCGCACGCGCTCGAGTTCAGCTGGCTGCTCACGCCCCTCTTGGGACTCGTCTCCGCGCTGCTGCTGCCCCTGCATGTCTTCGCCCCGCGCCGGGTGAGCCTGATGCGCCGGGCGCTCGCCCAGCGGCTGCTGCCCGCCCCCCGCACGCAGCTCACCAGCCTGAGGGACGAGGCGGCCGAGCAGCTCGCCCACCTCAAGCCCCTGGGCTTCACCGTCGCCGAGAAGGCGGCGCGCGTGGCCAACTCGCTGGAGAACCTGGGGCTGGTGGACGACTTCGCGCCGCTCGTGGTGGTGCTGGGCCATGGCGCCATCAGCGTCAACAACCCGCACCAGTCCGCCTACGACTGCGGCGCCTGCGGTGGCCGTCACGGCGGCCCCAACGCGCGCCTGTTCTCGGAGATGGCCAACCGGCCCGAGGTGCGCGCGCTCTTGCGCGAGCGCGGCATCCACATCCCCGACACGACGTGGTTCATCGGCGGCCTACACAACACCACCACCGATGAGATCGTGCTCTACGACACCGAGGCGGTGCCCGAGTCCTTGCGCGGCGAGCTGGCCGCCCTGAAGGAGTCGCTGGACAGCGCGCGCACCCTGTCGGCGCACGAGCGCTGCCGGCGCTTCGAGTCCGCGCCCCTGAGCCTCTCTCCCGAGGCGGCGCTGCGGCACGTGGAGGAGCGCGCGGCGGACCTGAGCCAGGCGCGTCCCGAGCTGGGCCACGTCACCAACGCCACGTGCGTGGTGGGCCGCCGGGCCCTCACCCGGGGCCTGTTCCTGGACCGGCGCGCCTTCCTCATCTCGTATGACCCCACGAGGGATGCCTCGGGCGCCATCGCCGAGCGCATCCTCGCCGCGGCGGGCCCCGTGGGCGCGGGCATCAACCTGGAGTACTACTTCTCCTGCATCGACAATGACCGCTACGGATCCGGCACCAAGCTGCCCCACAACCTCACCAGCCTGCTCGGGGTGATGGACGGCGTGGAGAGCGACCTGCGCACGGGCCTGCCCCGGCAGATGATCGAGATCCACGAGCCGGTGCGGCTGCTCCTGGTCGTGGAGGCCAGCGTGGAGGTGCTCGCGGGCATCTACGAGCGCCAGCCCATCCTGCGCGAGCTCATTGGCAATGAATGGGTCCAGCTCGTGAGCGTGGACCCGGTCACCGGCGCGCAGATGCGCTTCACGCCCCGGGGCTTCCAACCCGTCACCCCGCCGCCGGCGCCCCTGCCGGTGGTGGCCTCCTCGCCGGAGTGGTATCGCGGTCAGCGCGATTTCCTGCCGCCGGCGCTGATCGACGCTTCCCAGAAGAAAGAGTCTGACCATGTCCGTCGGTAA
- a CDS encoding SulP family inorganic anion transporter encodes MQSQPSGTPPQAAPESASTWKSDIVSGFLVFLIALPLCLGIAMASGFPPVAGILTAVVGGLVSTWLGSARLTIKGPAAGLIVIALGAVTELGGGDGALGYRRALATIVVAAAVQIVFALLRAGTLGDFFPSSVVHGMLAAIGIIICSKQIHVLLGVAPEAKEPLHLLAEIPRSVMKLNPEIAFIGVMSLIILFGHAAVARRVAALRRVPAPLLALLFAVPMGLYFDLDHEHTFTFSHSLFTVGPKFLVNLPSNLLSAITLPDFSAVFSATSIKYIVMFALVGSIESLLTAKAMDMMDPEKRRSDLDKDLLATGVGNFIAGMLGGLPMISEVVRSSANIGYGARSRQSNFFHGLFLLLFVAFVPMLIHRIPLAALAAMLIFAGVRLASPKEFVNTFRIGPEQFVIFTFTIGVTLATDLLVGVAAGIALKVVVHLINGAPFAGLFKPQIEEHTEGGQVVLRVRQAAVFTNFLKLKKQLARHAHATHVEVDLTEARLVDHTVMERLHELEGEFSRQGRHLHVRGLEQHRSLSAHPHAARKKSTKAPLPVRS; translated from the coding sequence CATCGTCTCCGGCTTTCTCGTGTTCCTCATCGCGCTGCCGCTGTGCCTGGGCATCGCGATGGCCAGTGGCTTCCCGCCGGTGGCGGGCATCCTGACGGCGGTGGTGGGCGGGTTGGTGTCCACCTGGCTGGGCAGCGCGCGGCTCACCATCAAGGGGCCCGCCGCGGGGCTCATCGTCATCGCGCTCGGCGCGGTGACGGAGTTGGGCGGAGGCGACGGAGCGCTGGGCTACCGCCGGGCGCTGGCCACCATCGTGGTGGCCGCGGCGGTGCAGATCGTCTTCGCGCTCCTGCGCGCCGGGACCCTGGGGGACTTCTTCCCCTCCTCCGTGGTGCACGGAATGCTCGCGGCCATCGGCATCATCATCTGCTCCAAGCAGATCCACGTCCTGCTGGGCGTGGCGCCCGAGGCCAAGGAGCCGCTGCACCTGCTGGCGGAGATTCCCCGGAGCGTGATGAAGCTCAACCCGGAGATCGCCTTCATCGGCGTGATGAGCCTCATCATCCTCTTCGGCCACGCGGCGGTGGCCAGGCGCGTGGCGGCGCTGCGGCGCGTCCCCGCCCCCCTGCTCGCGCTGCTGTTCGCGGTGCCCATGGGTCTCTATTTCGACCTGGACCACGAGCACACCTTCACCTTCTCGCACAGCCTCTTCACGGTGGGCCCCAAGTTCCTCGTGAACCTGCCGAGCAACCTCCTGTCGGCCATCACCCTGCCGGACTTCTCCGCCGTCTTCAGCGCGACATCCATCAAGTACATCGTCATGTTCGCGCTGGTGGGCAGCATCGAGTCGCTGCTGACGGCCAAGGCCATGGACATGATGGATCCGGAGAAGCGCCGCTCGGATCTCGACAAGGATCTGCTCGCCACGGGCGTGGGTAACTTCATCGCCGGCATGCTCGGTGGACTGCCGATGATCTCCGAGGTGGTGCGCAGCTCGGCCAACATCGGCTACGGGGCCAGGAGCCGACAGTCCAACTTCTTCCACGGCCTGTTCCTGCTGCTCTTCGTCGCGTTCGTGCCCATGCTCATCCACCGGATTCCGCTCGCCGCCCTGGCCGCCATGCTCATCTTCGCGGGCGTGCGGTTGGCCTCGCCCAAGGAGTTCGTGAACACGTTCCGCATCGGGCCCGAGCAGTTCGTCATCTTCACCTTCACCATCGGCGTGACGCTCGCCACGGATCTGCTGGTGGGCGTGGCGGCGGGCATCGCCCTCAAGGTGGTGGTGCACCTCATCAATGGCGCGCCGTTCGCCGGCCTCTTCAAGCCGCAGATCGAGGAGCACACCGAGGGGGGCCAGGTGGTGCTGCGCGTGCGCCAGGCGGCCGTCTTCACCAACTTCCTCAAGCTCAAGAAGCAGCTCGCGCGCCATGCCCACGCGACCCACGTGGAGGTGGACCTGACGGAGGCCCGCCTGGTGGACCACACGGTGATGGAGCGGCTGCACGAGCTGGAGGGCGAGTTCTCCCGCCAGGGCCGTCACCTGCACGTGCGCGGGCTCGAGCAACACCGCAGCCTCTCCGCGCATCCTCATGCCGCGCGCAAGAAGTCGACGAAGGCCCCCCTGCCCGTCCGTTCCTGA